A single genomic interval of Lathyrus oleraceus cultivar Zhongwan6 chromosome 7, CAAS_Psat_ZW6_1.0, whole genome shotgun sequence harbors:
- the LOC127105408 gene encoding protein POST-ILLUMINATION CHLOROPHYLL FLUORESCENCE INCREASE, chloroplastic: MAATNASIFAASTKPCFSLTTSLPTHTITNTFGSNFLNVSLPRCYLMKTRHVKVRHVIKAAASVATSPTEETQEYKLPSWAMFEFGKAAVYWKTMSGVHPTSGENLKLFYNPAAAKLAPSEEFGIAFNGGFNQPIMCGGEPRAMLRKDRGKADSPIYSIQICVPKHALNLIFSFTNGEDWDGPYRLQFRVPKDLQNKPIEFFNEGLAEELGKEGACEKAIFPDTTTVISKCAMVGNLSKEGGDRCDLNLVMGCIDPTSPMYDPLANVDDGSCPIEVDSDSEE, translated from the exons ATGGCTGCAACTAATGCTTCAATTTTTGCTGCTTCAACAAAACCTTGCTTCTCTCTCACAACTTCTCTTCCTACTCATACCATAACAAACACGTTTG GTAGTAATTTTCTGAATGTTTCATTGCCAAGATGTTACCTTATGAAGACAAGACATGTGAAAGTTAGGCATGTAATAAAGGCTGCTGCTTCTGTTGCAACAAGTCCTACCGAAGAAACTCAAGA GTACAAGCTTCCTTCATGGGCTATGTTTGAATTTGGGAAGGCTGCAGTTTATTGGAAAACCATGAGTGGTGTCCATCCTACTTCA GGTGAAAATCTTAAACTTTTCTATAATCCAGCTGCAGCAAAACTTGCTCCTAGTGAAGAATTTGGAATTGCTTTTAATG GAGGTTTTAATCAACCAATTATGTGTGGTGGTGAACCAAGAGCTATGCTAAGAAAGGATAGAGGCAAAGCTGATTCTCCTATATATTCCATTCAAATATGTGTTCCTAAACATG CATTGAACTTGATCTTCTCATTTACAAATGGAGAAGACTGGGATGGTCCATATAGATTGCAGTTTCGAGTTCCTAAAGATTTACAGAACAAGCCAATTGAGTTCTTTAATGAG GGTTTGGCAGAAGAACTAGGTAAAGAAGGAGCATGTGAAAAAGCAATATTTCCAGACACAACTACAGTTATATCTAAATGTGCTATGGTTGGTAATTTGTCAAAAGAAGGG GGTGATCGCTGTGATCTGAATCTTGTTATGGGGTGCATCGATCCTACCTCGCCAATGTACGATCCACTAGCCAATGTAGATGATGGATCATGTCCAATTGAAGTGGATTCTGACTCTGAGGAATAA
- the LOC127105409 gene encoding palmitoyl-monogalactosyldiacylglycerol delta-7 desaturase, chloroplastic, whose protein sequence is MALITSQPKNPILHNHFTTFHSSIPQLNRSIVNLGSFSKNSKAIKVCNFNSKSRNFHLRNNPFNFNPQIVAKSNAAIGEVASLEPEESPLKHRKIFLSDVEVKREKNVFFGRKWSSLDIGTFGIVLGMHLLCLFAPFNFNWPAFWVAVSLYVVTGLFGITLSFHRNLSHKSFKLPKWLEYFCAYCGVLALQGNPIDWVSTHRYHHQFCDSDKDPHSPIEGFWFSHMSWLFDTNSIVERCGEPTNVGDLEKQSFYRFIRNTYIVHPLALGALLYAIGGFPFLVWGMGVRSVWVYHITWFVNSACHVWGSQSWNTRDLSRNNWWVALLAFGEGWHNNHHAFEYSARHGLEWWEIDMTWYLVKFLQAIGLATEVKVPSESQKQRMALNNNDVVAT, encoded by the exons ATGGCTTTGATAACTTCTCAGCCCAAAAACCCTATTCTCCATAATCACTTCACAACCTTTCATTCTTCAATTCCACAACTCAATAGGTCTATAGTGAATCTCGGGTCATTCTCAAAAAATTCAAAAGCTATTAAAGTTTGTAACTTTAACTCCAAGTCAAGAAATTTTCACTTGAGAAACAACCCCTTTAATTTTAATCCACAAATTGTAGCTAAATCCAATGCTGCAATTGGAGAAGTTGCTTCTTTGGAGCCAGAGGAATCACCATTGAAACATAGAAAGATTTTCCTATCTGATGTTGAAGTGAAGAGAGAAAAAAATGTGTTTTTTGGAAGGAAATGGAGTTCATTGGATATTGGAACTTTTGGTATTGTTTTGGGAATGCATTTGCTTTGCTTATTTGCTCCATTCAATTTCAATTGGCCAGCTTTTTGGGTTGCTGTTTCACTTTATGTTGTTACTGGACTTTTTGGTATCACTCTCTCTTTTCATAGGAATCTTTCTCATAAAAGCTTTAAGCTTCCTAAATGGCTTGAATATTTCTGTGCTTATTGTGGAGTTCTTGCTCTTCAG GGAAATCCAATTGATTGGGTGAGTACTCATAGGTATCACCACCAATTTTGTGATTCTGATAAAGACCCTCATAGCCCAATTGAAGGATTTTGGTTTAGTCATATGAGTTGGCTATTTGATACCAATTCTATTGTAGAAAGA TGCGGAGAACCAACCAATGTTGGTGATTTAGAGAAACAATCTTTTTATAGATTTATAAGAAACACTTACATTGTGCATCCACTTGCTTTGGGAGCTCTTCTATATGCAATTGGTGgatttcctttccttgtttgGGGGATG GGTGTGAGAAGTGTTTGGGTTTACCACATTACTTGGTTTGTAAACTCGGCTTGCCATGTTTGGGGGAGTCAGTCTTGGAATACAAGGGACCTATCTAGAAATAATTG GTGGGTGGCTTTGCTTGCATTTGGTGAAGGTTGGCACAATAACCACCATGCATTTGAGTACTCAGCTAGACATGGTTTAGAGTGGTGGGAAATAGACATGACTTGGTACTTGGTGAAATTTCTTCAAGCTATTGGTTTAGCAACAGAGGTTAAAGTACCAAGTGAGAGTCAAAAGCAGAGAATGGCATTGAACAATAATGATGTGGTAGCCACATGA